gtaatttttatttacaccATTTCATAAAAGCCttgaattatatttcatttatcgaattgtattaatatattttaagtttatattgtgattattttcaaagattaatatatttatgtactttttttctaatattatAGACAATGACATTATACGATTCGATAAAGCATATGACGAAAATGATGTGCAGGAATTTGTGAATTTGTGTTCTTCAACTTGCGAGGTAAAAACGTAAAGAtgtatatgaatatatcatgtgtgtaaatatatagtttaattttgttaagatcatatatttttaattaatatgtatatttatttttctcaaATCAGATTGAAAAGTTAGAGGATAGAATGCACCCATGGGCTGCTGACCCCAAAACGATAGGTGCGTTATCAGCAACTCAATTGGCAATATTGGCTAGCAAAGAAagtaagaaaaaaaaataatgtatttagaataacaatttttatttttttattatctgaAATTAATTTGGGATACATaaattgcatatattttctaaaacCCTTTTTGTTAGATGAGCCACATTATAAAGACGCAATTCGTGAATCTAACGGAATTCCAGTTTTTATAAACTTATTAAAATCacatgtaatatatattttttttttcaaaatatttaaatttaaatagtgtataagtattataattttttttgtatattttttttaaacagGAATTAGATAGAGTACATGCAGCGGTTGTAGCTTTATCGTTTTTATCAGTTGATAGttagataaaataaaaaaaataaacgaatataaaataatgatgggaataaattattgtgtgttaaaacatattttatagctattataaattaacattttttcaaatttttatcctattttttattttttcccatTTTACAGATGTGAAAAACTGTATATGTATGTTTGAGAATGGAGCATTACCATATTTGATAACAGGAATGAAATCTAACATAGATGGAATGAAAGCAGCTTGCGCTCAAACAtgtagaaatatatttgtattagGTAATAAAGAGGGGGCACGGATtaacatatacatatatggaTAGAAAGATGGATTTTCTACAACTCTCAACACATCAatacacatttttatttacttttatAATTACACATTTCCAGATAAAAATTACAAGAAGGAATTTCTAAAATTGGGAGGAATAACTCAATTAGTCAATTTATTAGAAttgtataattaaaaaggaaaatacgatacatgtatttattttttcacatatattaattacatttctatatatatatatatatatattgaagttactactattttattatttctaattttttatcgAATTTATTTTAGATCATCTACTGATGATAGCCAACCTTTATATACCCAGTTGGAAGCTATTTATCACTTGGAAGACTTTATATTGGTTTGggcaaaaaataaaaatataaatttatatgcaaGTTCATAACAACTTATTATATACTCCATAAGTGTACAATTTGTGgttgtaaataaatatgtgtatattataCCAATCATAGAATGCGTGCATACTTAAAATGGGGAATGTAATTGtgttttctattttttctattttttctatttttccCATTTTTTCGCCATTTTTCAGAATGATGGGGATGAAGTTCCTCAGTTTTTAGAGGCAGTAAAGAAATCCAATGccattaaaaatttaaaagcTCTCCAACaggtattaaaaaaaaaataataaaaatgataaaggcacttaataaaatgtttgcatatatatataaacacaATTAATAactttgtatattttttttagtgcCCTGAACAAGATCTAGCTGAAGCTTCAAACGTTTTACTTTTAAGATTGACCgattaatatattcactttttataatttttttaatgttattttttgttacttaaaattcataaattgtactattttgtaaaaataaagagaCTGAcaacttttttattattccatTCCACGCATGTCTGCGCATTTTTGTAATTGTATACAATATGcgtatatatgtatttatcttttttaacCATTTAgcatttttgaaaaaagttatttgcttcattaaaatgtgtaattatttataatgctattaaacaaaataatttttatatacacaaGTAATTAAATGACACTTATgtatataacaatataGACCCACATGCaacttaattttttttttttttagttttgcattaaaaaaataaattaatgtaTTCCAGAATATGTATGTATCTATGTTAAAAGTGTGTAaaatttgcattttttttttttagaatttttaaaaaataaaatgaaagtATCTCAATTGTTTGGTAACTActacatatgtatatgctCATTTGaaatttccattttatatttttaaaataattttaacaatatatttaattaaaataatattaaaggaaataaaattattaagtAGAATAAATTGGTATATCTTTAGATTGTAAAAGCATTTCAGAAAAGTTTGAGATTTTATCTAAACCTCTTATTTCGGTTTTTAATTGAGGCATACAAAcgatatgaaaataatttccatataagtttttaatttgtgtTAAATATTTAGATTGCAATTTTCTTCTGGATATATAAACATCTTCTAATTCTTTAGCCTTTAAAATAAGACTATTGAAtgaattttgtatattagtatctttaatttgttttaataatttttcacatttttctatatttacATCTGGAGAAGTTAATGGAAAAACAACTTGATTTACAACAATGTTATAAcaagatatatttttttttgtaagtTCTTGTATTAACCTTTCTGTTTCATATACACTTAAAAATTCTGGGATACATACACATACAAATGTTGTTTTTAAAggattttgaaaattttcttGAATACTTATTGACATTGTatttaaatgatttattttatcatacATTCCTTCAAATTCCATTTCATTGTTTGTTAAACTTTGCAACATGCTTAGTGTTCCTTTaagtttttcttttaaattaattaaatatccTAATgccttttttaataaatcagGAAAAGCTAAAAGTCTTAATGTATGGCCAGTAGGTGCTGTGTCAAAAACTATAACGgaatatttcatattttttatggaTTGCATTAATTCAGCAAAACATAATGCTTCGTCAATACCTGGAAAGCTTTGTAAAAGTTCAGGAATAAtactattaaaaaaatcagatttatttattttaaatgcaGTATCCTCTGAAAACGTTGTATCTATTTCCatacaatataaattatcaaaaGAATTGATTAATGTTGGTTTATTTGTAAACTTTTGATTAAATGCATCACTGGTATTATGCGCAGGATCTGTtgacaataataaaacggattctctttttttagCTAATTGAATAGCTATAGAACAAGATGTTGTAGTTTTTCCTACTCCACCTTTCCCTCCAACAAATATCCAATTTAATGATGTATTTTcaattaatttgtttaaatttgtttcaTAATATTCGTCTTCACATGAATCGCTATCTAATGATAACGAGCAGGATATTGATGATACATCTGATCCGGCTTTACTCATTTTTCACATCGAGTTTTGTACTAATTTTACTTCTATAATCAAATCAAactaaattaaattaaatctATATTTCAGCTGCCGTTTCCAATATGtatgtgttttttttttttttttttttttcagaaaATGTTTCTAAAGCATTGAGTGACTTAAACCGTTTCGGAAAATAcaaactattttttattttgagaatatttttttagaataaaaattatatccatttttctaaaaaaaataaatatgtatagtagatacacataaatttatttaaataaaattgaaaaccgaaaaataaatttggaGAAATATAccatgtttttttttcaaatattttgatattttttgtcCACGCATTATATgggtattattttttttttttattttaaaatatatttaatgcgataaaaaaataataattattgattttccaattttttGTGTTAAGGGACCAcaagtatatattttgtaaaagaATAGaaaggaaatataaaattttatttaaattatgaatattacatttttatgcacatatatgcaaaaaacataatttacaataaatagttatatatatatatatcctaATTTTcatgtatttataatttagtATATGGTGATTCGTTCTAAAGTATGAGTTTCCACGACATTTTCcgttatttatttttttttcaaaatacaTAATGAAATTTGGACGTTTCATAAAACAATGcgattataaatattttttaaagccAAGATTTAATCAATTTAATTCAGGAATTTGTCAAATAAATCaaggaaaaaaagaattgagtatttttaaaaaattaattgtGATAGGGGGAGGGGAATGGACAGAAAATAAGGAATCcgaaataaatgaaaaaaaaaaaaaaaaaaaatttgaaaaagattgggtaaaaaaatggaatatttttttggaaacaaattttgataaaataaaaaatgaattgaaagaaaaagaaaaacataCTACAAATTcctatgaaaaatatttatatgaatgtgttcaaaattataattataacgatttattaatagcagatattatatatcaaaataatcaaaaaatattatgtatagGGGAAGGAAACTTGTCTTTTAGTGtgttattacaaaaaaaacttttGAATTGCAATGTTATTGCAACTTCGATGGAAAGTAAAGatttattagaaaaaaattatggagagttgtttataaaaaataaaaataatttagaaaataatggtggtatatatatacaaaatattaatgtaGAATCTGTGAATaagcattttttaaaaaacatgtttgatattataattttcaattttCCATTTACATTACCATCAAAAGAGTTTGTAGAAAAAAAGTGGAATATACAAATAggtaatgaaaatgatgaaaaaaaaaataactatattaaatattataaaaaaacagaatattatttgatgaataaactaatatattatttattcaaaaattcatatatcctattaaaagataatggatatttacatttacgaataaatgataaatatttaacatGTAGTTTTCCAAGtgattttaatttgttttttcaacaaaaaattaatttttatgattcatattttatatacaaaaatatgaaatatattccttcattatataattatcatttttttaataataataatgataataataataaaaaaaaaaaaaatattatgtttaCATCACATggaaaaattttcaaagGTTTTAAAATGGAATATACATCAACATTagttttcaaaaaaatcaaaaaaaaacaaaacgGAAATAATTCAATTATTATAACAGATTAATAATTTAGTAGCTAAAGAGGTgggaaataaaataaaataaatatattattttttttttacattaaagccacttattttattagtgtgcaaaatatcataaataATTGAAACAGAAGAAAAGTTAAATGGGGATTTAAAATGTATCATAagttgtttatattttttagttttttctgtaaatattttattatatttttcaattttattttttaaattatcttttaattttatttcattaaaaaagttgttattattacaatatCTGTTTAATGTTTCATCatttgaatataaatataattttttttttttttttttttttattgacttattataatttgtgttatatattaacggatttatataaagataTTTATTCCAATAAATTGCCATATCAGCAgcaattaataaaatattaatgttttttgattttattaaaatagatgaatataaaaacagttctaatatttttattaaaatttgtccttttttttttatgtcttttccttgaaaataatttaaactATCATCACTTAAATTGTTATATCCATCTTCTACATttgataaaacaaataactctttattgtttataaaaagtttatcataatattcGTAAAcaatatcttttatttcttcaatTTCAAACCCtctataaaaatagtagtCATTATTTAGTTTCGTCATTTGTttcttaatatatttattttttccattttctaCACATATTTGAGTAAACATATTTGAATCTTTACAAAATAAGTATTTTTCTtctatttctttataattagtagttatgaatttatttaaaatatgttttgtAACATATTCTTTTATGATGTTGTTTGGAAACGATGTGCGATTTACCTTTccaatatttataatattattagtaCAATCGtgattattttctttttcattatttatcaaaattgAATTATGCGACATTCCAGTATTTTCCacataattaatatatgagtaaattaaatgaattttattatataagttTTCGATAGAATATGTAGAATCTTTAAGTTTGCAAGTTTCAAATAGCATTttaaattcttttttttttaaatttttaataacacATGATGCAACATAAAAAgatctataaaaaattgatttCTTAAAAGGATAAGAAAATTTGATAAGAatatgatttatattttcaagtAGTGGTAAATTGTATtcattgtttatattataatttgtattttcatACAAACATATAGATACATCATTTCTTGTATTTAATTCTATTAAGGAATATTTATCAAGTTTGTTtgcattatatattgataTTGCTTTTAAACCATGTgtgtatttaaaaaaataattaatgtttttatatttttgtactttattttcatatataggACATAAATTACATGAATAACATATCAGTTCTACTATTCTTTTTACACAACAATTTGGtggatatataataaaaataatatttttcatattatctGAATTATTTgcctcttttttttttatgcgATTTTTTTGGCAATTTTTTCGAGAATTTTGACATTGTTTTTGACAGTTTTTTGCAGTTTTCACGATGCTGATATCGCAGGTATTCATTCGTTCATTTTGATTTAATACATCCGaattaatatgtttttcttctttttcattttgatCTAAATTTgggaattttttttttaaaattttatacaaatataatatttcatttttatgtccacatatttcatataaacTGTTTGgtctaaaaaaaacaccCCATAAacttgtaattttttttagtttttcacatttttttatattttttttaatatctttttcactcaaatttaaaatatcattcttttttttatcatcattatctaatttattattttcttcatcataTTCTGTATTATTGAAATTATAACATGGTGATATATACCCAGAAGATAAACAACAATTTGACTCTGAAGTTTcataattgtatatttcTGTATCGTTTATATTGGATATATTAGTTGGAATGCCTATATTTCCAGATCTTATAATCGAATGTAAATTGTCAAGTTCATGTTGAATAGCATTTGGAATGTGTATTGAATCgtgaataatatatgtttcgGAAAAGATTTGTGcaaatttgtttaaaaaataggAATATTTAgggaaattattttgattaatttcatatttagagatataataacaatttttttggaaagaatataaaaaatcgGATAAATTAAAACTGAATTTCTTagaatttatattatgtaaaaataggaaaaaattatttacacattttattaattttaaaataagtaaattttttttatctaatttatcaaagttattaatatataataataatgattttataatattacaaaaattatgaattttatcatttaataattgtatagagcaattttttatattagtttcatttattaatagcttatatctttttccattatctttatttataggaataaataaatttttatatttattaatatttattttaaaatgtgataaaattgttttttcgttaaaaatatatccattatatttttttattttatttaaaaattctgGATTTATATCATATCCTATAAGTATAGCATTACAACGtcttaaaatattagaTACGTTATATCCATAGTATTTGAGTTTTTTAGATAAAACATAATTactaaaaaatgtaaactttcctataataaaaaaagtaagaggtttattatattcatctTTTATTGGAacaaacatatttttttgaaaagtattttcatgtttattattttttttatatttcatattttctaaatttttataatcattATATTCTTTGTCAAAATAGTGTTTATTTAAAACTCTTaaaacttttattttttttttttcatttaatatatcttttacattatcatttaattttaaatcttttttaattgttattaatttttcttcaatattatttgtcATTTCATAATagttattaataaatttgttcatattGTCTTTTTCGATTTCGCCCTTTTCGATTTTGTCCATTTCGATTTCGTCTTTTTCTTGTGCAATTTCCTCTCTGTGTACACCATCCTTTTCagttatgttttttataagtGATAAATCATCTATAAAATTAagtttatttcttttatttgaattattagTTGTTTTATGTGTATACGTTTTAAAGTCACTGTTTCTTGACATAGTAGTTtgattttctttttccaCATTTAATTTGGTTGTTATGTTTGTAGTTTTATTTAGGATTATACTTGAACTTTTGCAAAatgcattattatatgtccatgaaatattattttgtatttcttcattttcacTAATATTAAagttttcatttttttcaaactTTTTCTTTGGAGTTgttttttctataattaaatttgttcTCAAATCCATATTCCAACATGATTTTCTatgatttaaattaataatattttttttatttttcgaaTCACTATTTATAATGCAACTAACTCGTGAATTTCCATGACGTTTTCTATGCTCATCATTATGTATTCCTTTTTGTAtggttttatatttttttttagattcTAATTCTGCatcaaatttaaatatatcactataatctgttttattattattattgtatatagatacataagtattatattcattgttattttctatatcataaaataaattattttttgaaaaatttatatttattttactgGACATGTTTATATCCTGATCTTCtatttcacatttttttttttcttttatattttcctcagatgtattaacaaaataatttttgtaattataattttctccATCT
The DNA window shown above is from Plasmodium berghei ANKA genome assembly, chromosome: 7 and carries:
- a CDS encoding armadillo-domain containing rhoptry protein, putative; amino-acid sequence: MGNRCCTGRDLLYKSKLQELGIEGSKTIRKLLSFTNNDIIRFDKAYDENDVQEFVNLCSSTCEIEKLEDRMHPWAADPKTIGALSATQLAILASKENEPHYKDAIRESNGIPVFINLLKSHELDRVHAAVVALSFLSVDNVKNCICMFENGALPYLITGMKSNIDGMKAACAQTCRNIFVLDKNYKKEFLKLGGITQLVNLLELSSTDDSQPLYTQLEAIYHLEDFILNDGDEVPQFLEAVKKSNAIKNLKALQQCPEQDLAEASNVLLLRLTD
- a CDS encoding arsenical pump-driving ATPase, putative — encoded protein: MSKAGSDVSSISCSLSLDSDSCEDEYYETNLNKLIENTSLNWIFVGGKGGVGKTTTSCSIAIQLAKKRESVLLLSTDPAHNTSDAFNQKFTNKPTLINSFDNLYCMEIDTTFSEDTAFKINKSDFFNSIIPELLQSFPGIDEALCFAELMQSIKNMKYSVIVFDTAPTGHTLRLLAFPDLLKKALGYLINLKEKLKGTLSMLQSLTNNEMEFEGMYDKINHLNTMSISIQENFQNPLKTTFVCVCIPEFLSVYETERLIQELTKKNISCYNIVVNQVVFPLTSPDVNIEKCEKLLKQIKDTNIQNSFNSLILKAKELEDVYISRRKLQSKYLTQIKNLYGNYFHIVCMPQLKTEIRGLDKISNFSEMLLQSKDIPIYST